The window GCAGCACTTTCCGGCCTCTATACCGAGTCGGAAAGTATGTTTTTATCTTCGCTTTTTATTCATCAGACTATAGGTTTCGACCATTTTCAGCAAAGGAGATTTTCTGAACAGGAACTTCTGAGAGATGATGAAGAAAAACTTTGTCTTTTAGTTTCAGAACTTAAAACAGGAAAGCCTTATCAGCAGATTCTCGGAGAAACTGAATTCTACGGAATGAAGTTCTTTGTGGATGAAAATGTACTGATTCCACGGCCTGAAACGGAAGAACTTCTGGAAATTGCCATCAGGGAGATTCAGAGTTCAAAGCTTAAGATTCACGGGTTAAAGATTTTGGATATCGGAACCGGAAGCGGTGTGATCCCTCTGGTCTTAAAAAAGCATTTTCCGGAAGCGGAAGTTTCATCCATAGATTTTTCTGAAAAAGCCCTGGAAACAGCCAGAAGAAATGCCGGTTACCATCAGTTGAAAATACAGTTCATTCACGCTGACTATCTTCATTTTGAGCTGGCTGAAAACTATGATATTATCATTTCAAATCCTCCTTATATCGGAATTGAGGAAGAAATGGAAATTGCTGATTCCGTGAAAGAATTTGAGCCTAAAATGGCTCTCTTCTCTCCCACTTCCGATGCCTTGATCTTTTACAGAAAAATTGCAGAAGATGCCCAAAAGCATTTGAATAAAGAGGGTCTTTTGTTTTTAGAAATCAACCAGAAATTGGGTCCCGAAACACTGGAGTTGTACCCCTATTTTTCTAACGCTCAATTATTAAAGGATTTATCTGAAAATGACAGGTTTATTTATGGAAGAAAGTAAGGGGATAAAATCGCGATGCATACGGGTGGACTCAATGGCTTTAAAGCTTTATTCTGTGGGGATCTTCAGCATAACAGCTGCATCATAGCCCTACCAATGAGGAGGATGCATTTCCTTCAGATCCATTTTTACAGGGTATAAAAAAATCAATTCAATAATAAGATGACTATTCAATATCACGAAAGTAATACAATAAAAATCGCAGAAATAAATTCTGACGATATGATCATCCAGTCTGTTCAGGACGGACTGGATTTAATAGGAAACATCTATTATCAGGGCTTTGATAAGGTCATTCTTTACGAAAGAAATATCACTCCGGAGTTCTTCGATTTAAAAACAAAAATTGCGGGAGAAATTCTTCAGAAATTTTCAAACTACCGCATCAGGCTGGCTATTGTAGGTGATTTCAGCAAATACGAGAGCAAAAGCATGGAGGACTTCATTTTTGAAAGCAACAAAACCAAACACATCAATTTCGTGGAAACGCTGGAAAGTGCCCTGGAAAAATTGTCAAAATAATCTTCTTCAGTTTTTCATCTCAAAAAAATCATCCCCCACTTTCTTTAACTGACGTATTTCAGTACCTCAGATTTTTAAGATTCTTTAACAAAACACAAAGATTGGTATATTAAAAATAATTACTTTAATTTATCAATTATATAAAAATTTAAATTAAAAAACTCTAATTACTAGCAGACCGCCTAGAATTAATTCTATAAATAGGATTATACGAATATTTCTTTATACATTTGCATAAA of the Chryseobacterium aureum genome contains:
- the prmC gene encoding peptide chain release factor N(5)-glutamine methyltransferase; this translates as MTISAYKKYFKAALSGLYTESESMFLSSLFIHQTIGFDHFQQRRFSEQELLRDDEEKLCLLVSELKTGKPYQQILGETEFYGMKFFVDENVLIPRPETEELLEIAIREIQSSKLKIHGLKILDIGTGSGVIPLVLKKHFPEAEVSSIDFSEKALETARRNAGYHQLKIQFIHADYLHFELAENYDIIISNPPYIGIEEEMEIADSVKEFEPKMALFSPTSDALIFYRKIAEDAQKHLNKEGLLFLEINQKLGPETLELYPYFSNAQLLKDLSENDRFIYGRK
- a CDS encoding DUF4180 domain-containing protein, encoding MTIQYHESNTIKIAEINSDDMIIQSVQDGLDLIGNIYYQGFDKVILYERNITPEFFDLKTKIAGEILQKFSNYRIRLAIVGDFSKYESKSMEDFIFESNKTKHINFVETLESALEKLSK